In the genome of Methylomagnum ishizawai, the window GGCAAGCGGGCGTGAACCGCCTCTCCCTCGGCATCCAAAGTTTCGACCCCAACCATCTGCGCGCGCTGGGTCGCATCCATGGCCGCGAAGAAGCCTTGGCGGCGGCGGAACTGGCGCGGACCGCCGGCTTCAGCAATTTCAACCTGGACCTGATGTTCGGCCTGCCGGATCAAACCGAAGCCGAAGCGCTGGCCGATATCCACACCGCCACGGCGCTCGGCCCCACCCATCTGTCGTTCTACCAGCTCACCCTGGAGCCCAATACCGTATTCCACAAATACCCGCCGCGCCTGCCGGAAGACGATGATATCTGGGCCATCCAACGCGCCTGCCAATCCGCGCTGGCCGGGCGCGGTTATCGGCAATACGAGGTCTCGGCCTATGCGCGGGAAGGGTGGCGCTGCCGACATAACCTGAATTACTGGCGCTTCGGCGATTACTTGGGGATAGGGGCCGGTGCCCACGGCAAGATCACCGACCCGGCGACCGGCGGCGTGACCCGCACCTGGAAGATCAAGCACCCCCAGCATTATCTGGATGCCGGCGGCCAGCCCGGCCTGCAAGGCGGGCGCGCAACGGTCGCGGCGGACGCCCTGCCCTTCGAGTTCCTGATGAACGCCCTGCGGCTCAAAGAAGGCTTCCCCGAAACCTTATTTTCCGAACGCACCGGATTGCCGCTCGACGCCCTGGCCCCGGAGCTATGCCACTGCCTGGACGAAGGCTTGTTGGAACGGCAGGGCGACCATATCCGTTGCACCGACCTCGGTTTCAACTTCCTCGACAACATCTTGCAGCGGTTTTTACATGCCTAGCGCCCCGCTCCCCGCCGCCATCCGCCCCGGCCTCGACGAATTGATCCGCCTGAGCCAACCCGCCGCCGGGCTGCGCTTGGCCAGCGCCACCGTCCGCGCCTTGCAGAGCGGCCAATACCTGACCGCGTTCAAGGGCCGCGGCATGGAATTCGACGAAACCCGTCCCTACGCCCAAGGCGACGATGTGCGCCAACTGGACTGGAAAGTCACCGCCCGCACCGGCAAGCCGCATACCAAGCTATTCCGCGAGGAGCGGGAACGCCCGGTATTCCTGTCGGTGGATTACCGCGCCGCGATGTTCTTCGCCACGCGAGGCATGTTCAAATCGGCCATGGCGGCGCGTTTGGCGGCGCTGATCGCCTGGAGCGCCCGCGCCCATGGCGACCGCGTGGGCGGGCAAATCTTTTCCGAAGCGGGCCGGGTCGAATTCAAACCGGACCATGGCCACCGCGCCGTGCTGCGCCTGCTCAAAGCCCTGGTGGACCCAGCCGATCCCGCCGCCGGAGACACCGCGGAAACGGCCTTGGAAGACGCCTTGTCGCGCCTGCCGCGCCATGCCCGGCCCGGCAGCCTGGTGTTCGTGTTCAGCGATTTCCGCCATCTCAACGCCCAGGGCGAGGCCGCGCTCAGCCGTTTGGCCCGGCATTGCGATGGCGTGCTGGTGATGATATCCGATCCGCTGGAACAGGCGCTGCCCTTGGGGCGGCACCGCTACGCCATGGCGGGACGGGAGTTGCTGGTCGATGCCAACCGCGACACCGCCGCCGAACACGAACGGCGCTTCCTGGAACGCCAGCAGCGGGTGCGGTCGCTGGCCCTGGGCCACGGGCTGCGCTTCGTGGCCTGCCGCACCCTCGACGATCCCCTGCTGATCCTGCAACAAGGCATTCGACGCCACCCTAATTGAACCATGGAACCCCTGCCTTTACGCGATATACATCTCCCCGCCGCCATTGGTTGGTGGCCCCCGGCACCGGGCTGGTGGCTGGCGTTGCTAGCCGCCATCGGCCTCGTCGCGCTCTCGGTCTGGCTGGTGCTACGTTGGCGGCGGGTCACGCCGATCAAGCTGGCACGGCGAGAACTCGACGCCCTGGCGAACGCCCCGGAACTCGCCCCGGATGAAAAACTGCGCCGCCTCTCCATCCTCCTGCGCCGGACCGCCCTGAGCCTATATCCCCGCCAGCAGGTCGCGGGTTTGACCGGCGCGGCATGGCTGGACTGGCTGGATGCGACCCTGGGCGAACCCCGCTTCAGCCAAGGTCCGGGACGCTCATTGACGGAAGCGCCCTACCGCCCACGGACCGGCACCGACATCGAGCCTTTGCTCGCCTTATCCCGCGATTGGCTGCGGGCGCTCGCCAAAACCAAAGCCGCCCATCGTGCCCTCGCCCCCGTCCGCAAGACTCCCCGCCCATGATCGATTTCGCTTGGTTCTGGATGCTGCTCGCCCTGCCCTTGCCCTGGCTGGTCTATAGGCTGCTGCCCCCGGTGGAGGACGCGGCGGGCGCGGCTTTGCGGACACCATTCCTCGATGAATTGGATGGCTTGCCCAACGCGCAGCGCAACACGGGTACGCCCACCGCCCGGCTCTGGATGGCGGCGCTGGCATGGGCCCTTCTGGTGGTCGCCGCGGCGCGGCCCGTGTGGTTGGGCGACCCTATCGAGCAAGCGGTGAGCGGACGGGATTTGCTGCTGGCGGTGGACCTGTCCGGCAGCATGGAAATGCAGGATTTCGTATTGGAAGGCAAGCCGGTGGACCGGCTGACCGCGACCCAGGCGGTGGCGGGCCAATTCATCGAACGGCGGGTGGGCGACCGGCTGGGGTTGATCCTATTCGGCGAGCGGGCTTATTTGCAAGCGCCGCTGACCTTCGACCGCAAGACGGTGGAAACCCTGCTGGACGAAGCCGCCATCGGCCTCGCGGGCGATAAGACCGCCATCGGCGACGCCATCGGCCTCGCGGTCAAGCGCCTGCGGGACAATCCAGCCGGGCAAAGGGTGTTGATCCTGCTCAGCGACGGGGCCAACACCGCCGGGACGGTCGCGCCCTTGCAAGCCGCCGATCTGGCCGCCAGGGCCGGGCTGAAGATATACACCATCGGTATCGGGGCCGACGAAATGGTGCTGCGGGACCCCTTCTTCGGCAGCCGACGGGTAAATCCCTCCAAGGATTTGGACGAACCCACCATGCGTGGCATCGCCGAGAAAACCGGTGGACGCTATTTCCGGGCGCGGGATATGGCGGAGTTCGAGGAGATTTATCGGCTGCTGGACCAATTGGAACCCGTGGAGCGGGATAAGCGTTATTACCGGCCCCACACCGAATTATATCCTTGGCCTTTGGGGGTGGCTTTGCTGGTGGCCACCGGCTTGGGGATATGGATGAACCGGGGACAGCCTTAAGGACACTAGAAAACCAGGAAATCCGTCATCAAGGCCACCGGCCGACCGGCCCGGTCGAGCCCGAAGAACGAGGGATAGAGCCCATCGCCCCAGCCGCTGGAAAAGCAAGCGATATTGCAGGGGGAATCTGCATCAGGCGTGAAAACCAGCCACGACTCCATCGCGCCGAGGAGTTCGTCGAAATAGCTAGGATCAATATCCATTCTGGACGACAAAGACCGGCCCGCTTCCACATCCATGAAGCAGCCCGTCCCGGTATCCACCCCGTAGCCGAAATAGCCGTCCTCCCCCAGTGTCGCCACATCTTGCCCGGCGGCCACCGCCATTTCCCAGCGCTCGATATGCCCATCGGCTTGGAACACCAGCCGGGCGAACGCGACCCGTTCGTCGCCGTCGGAGAGCCGCGCGATGGCCAATTGGACCGGGTAGTTACCCGGCGGCACCGCGCGGGTGAACGCCGGGGGCGCGGGATCGACGAACGGGTCCGACGCGGCGACCCAACCGGAAGTCACCGTCAACAATCCGATATCGACGACCTCGAAACCGTATTCCTCGCTCGCCATCGACGCTCACCAGACGCCCCGCGAACGCCGCGCCGACCTGGGAATCCGATAATTGGTAGCTCATAAACCCACGCCCCGTTGAACCACCGCCTACGTCACATAGAAACTCGCCGCCAAGGTTTCCACCACCAAGGACCAGCCATCCACCAACACGAACAGCATCAGCTTGAACGGCAGCGAGATCACCATGGGCGAGAGCATCATCATGCCCATGGACATCAACACCGTCGCCACCACCAGATCGATGATGAGGAAGGGCAGGAACAACAGGAACCCGATCTGGAAGGCGGTCTTCAACTCGCTGATCATGAAGGCCGGGATCAACAGCGAGAACGGGGTTTCCTCCGGGGTGTCGATGGTCTTGCCGGACACGCGGACGAACATTTCGAGGTCGGTTTCCCGCGTCTGCCGCAGCATGAATTGGCGGAACGGCACCCCGGCCCGTTCCACCGCCTGCTCGGGCGTGATCTTCTCTTGGATATAAGGCTGGTAGGCTTGGTCGTGGACCTGCTCGAACACCGGCAACATGGTGAACAGCGTCAGGAACAGCGAAATCCCCAGCAGGACTTGGTTGCTCGGGGTCTGACCGGTGCCCAGGGCTTGGCGCAGGATCGCCAGCACCACCATGATGCGGGTGAACGAGGTCATCCCCAGCAGCAAGGACGGCAACAGGCTCAAAGCCGTCATCAGCACCAGGATTTGCAGGCTGACCGTGTAGGATTGCCCGCCCGCGGGGTTATTGGTCACGGTCACGGCGTCGATGCCGGGCGCGGCCTGCGCGGCGGCGACGAATAACACCCCCCAGGCCAGCAGCACACCCGCGCCGAATCCCCGGAGCGGATGCCGCGCTTTCAAGGCCGCTTCCGGTTCAACAATTCCGCCAGCCGCTGGGCGAACAGGCCCGCGGTTTCCGGCGGTGGCGGGGCCGCCTCGACCGGGATCGAGTCGTTCCCTTCCAGCACGCACAGGGTTTCCACCCGGCCCGGCGCGACGCCCAACACCAATTGCTTGCCGCCCGCCTGCAACAACACCGCCCGTTCCCGCGCCCCCAGCGACACCGCCGCCAGCACCCGGAACTGCCCCGGTGCCAGCCGCGAAAAACTCCCCAAGCGCCGCAGCAGCCAAGCGCCGAGGAAAATCAATCCCAGCACCAGCACCAAGGCAGACAGCCATTGCCCGAGATTCACGGCGGGCACGGCGGGAGGGATCGGGGTTTCGGCCCATACCGCCAGCGGCCACAGCGTCCAGCCCACTGCCGCCCGTCTTTTCATCTCAGTTTCTTCACCCGTTCGGCGGGGCTGACCACGTCGGTCAGGCGGATGCCGAACTTGTCGTTCACCACCACCACTTCGCCATGGGCGATCAAGGTGCCGTTCACCATCACGTCCATGGGTTCGCCCGCCAGCCGGTCCAGTTCCACCACCGAGCCTTGGGTCAGTTGCAGCAGGTTGCGGATATTGATGCGGGTGCGGCCTATCTCCATGGCGATGGTGACGGGCACGTCCAATAACACGTCGAGGTTGACATCCTCGGACTTCGCCTCGACCGTGGGCGGCGGCACCAAGTCGTCGAACTCGGCCCGCATGGGTTGGGCGATCTTGGGGGCGCTCGCGATGCGGTCGGCCAAGGCCTGTTGTTCCTGCATCGCCGCCGCCCAATCGTCGGCGAAATTGTCGCCCGCCCCGTCGCCCGCACCTTCCAAGGGATCGTCCAATCCCAGATCGTTCTCGCTCATCGCTTGTTTTCCTCACCACCGGGCATGGCCCGGCACGCCCTAAATCAACACACCCCGGTCCGCCTCCGGCTGCCGGGCCACCTTCTCCAATATCTGCACCGCATAATAACCCTTGGAGACGCCCAGCTTGGCTCGGAACACCGGAATGTCCTCGATGATGACGGTGACGGTCTCGGGCAGTTCGACCGGGATCACATCGCCGGGCTTGAAGTGCAACAGGTCTTCCAGCACCAGTTCCTTTTCCACCAGGAGGCTGTGCATTTCGAGTTCGGCCCCCAGGATTTCCGCGTGCAGGGCCGAGCGCCAGCGCCCATCGACATCCTCGCCGCGGTCGCCCTGGATACCGGCGTCCAACAGCTCCCGGATCGGCTCGATCATGGAATACGGCATGGTCATGTGCAAATCGCCGCCGCCGCCTTCCAGTTCGATATGGATGGTCGAGACCACCACCACCTCGGTCGGGCTGACGATATTGGCGAACTGCGGGTTGACCTCGGAACCCAGGTATTCGAAATCGATGGGCATGACCGGAGCCCAGGCTTCCTTCATGTCCTTGAAGATCAAATCCAGGATGATGCGGATGATCCGCATCTCGGTGGGGGTGAACTCGCGGCCCTCGATCTTGTTGTAGAACTGCCCGCTGCCGCCGAAGAAATTGTCCACGGCGGTGAACACCAAGGTCGGCTCGATCACCAGCAAGGCCCGCCCGCGCAGGGGGTTCATGCGGACCACGTTGAGGTTGCTCGGCACGAACAGGCTGTGGACGTATTCCGAGAATTTCAGCACCTGCACCCCCGACACCGAAATCTCGGAGGAGCGCCGCAGCATATTGAACAAGCTGACCCGGAAATGGCGCACGAAGCGGTCGTTGACCATTTCCAGGGTCGGCATCCGGCCCCGGACGATACGGTCCTGGCTGGTGAAGTCGAAGGCCCGCACCTCGCCGCGGGTGTAGCCGGCATCCGACTCGGTCTTG includes:
- the hemW gene encoding radical SAM family heme chaperone HemW; amino-acid sequence: MPNPPPLSLYIHLPWCVRKCPYCDFNSHAAADWPERAYIDALLLDLEDELPAVAGRAVATIFIGGGTPSLFSAEGIARLLDGVRERTVLAPDAEITLEANPGTAESGKFRGFRQAGVNRLSLGIQSFDPNHLRALGRIHGREEALAAAELARTAGFSNFNLDLMFGLPDQTEAEALADIHTATALGPTHLSFYQLTLEPNTVFHKYPPRLPEDDDIWAIQRACQSALAGRGYRQYEVSAYAREGWRCRHNLNYWRFGDYLGIGAGAHGKITDPATGGVTRTWKIKHPQHYLDAGGQPGLQGGRATVAADALPFEFLMNALRLKEGFPETLFSERTGLPLDALAPELCHCLDEGLLERQGDHIRCTDLGFNFLDNILQRFLHA
- a CDS encoding DUF58 domain-containing protein; this translates as MPSAPLPAAIRPGLDELIRLSQPAAGLRLASATVRALQSGQYLTAFKGRGMEFDETRPYAQGDDVRQLDWKVTARTGKPHTKLFREERERPVFLSVDYRAAMFFATRGMFKSAMAARLAALIAWSARAHGDRVGGQIFSEAGRVEFKPDHGHRAVLRLLKALVDPADPAAGDTAETALEDALSRLPRHARPGSLVFVFSDFRHLNAQGEAALSRLARHCDGVLVMISDPLEQALPLGRHRYAMAGRELLVDANRDTAAEHERRFLERQQRVRSLALGHGLRFVACRTLDDPLLILQQGIRRHPN
- a CDS encoding DUF4381 domain-containing protein, with the protein product MEPLPLRDIHLPAAIGWWPPAPGWWLALLAAIGLVALSVWLVLRWRRVTPIKLARRELDALANAPELAPDEKLRRLSILLRRTALSLYPRQQVAGLTGAAWLDWLDATLGEPRFSQGPGRSLTEAPYRPRTGTDIEPLLALSRDWLRALAKTKAAHRALAPVRKTPRP
- a CDS encoding vWA domain-containing protein — protein: MIDFAWFWMLLALPLPWLVYRLLPPVEDAAGAALRTPFLDELDGLPNAQRNTGTPTARLWMAALAWALLVVAAARPVWLGDPIEQAVSGRDLLLAVDLSGSMEMQDFVLEGKPVDRLTATQAVAGQFIERRVGDRLGLILFGERAYLQAPLTFDRKTVETLLDEAAIGLAGDKTAIGDAIGLAVKRLRDNPAGQRVLILLSDGANTAGTVAPLQAADLAARAGLKIYTIGIGADEMVLRDPFFGSRRVNPSKDLDEPTMRGIAEKTGGRYFRARDMAEFEEIYRLLDQLEPVERDKRYYRPHTELYPWPLGVALLVATGLGIWMNRGQP
- a CDS encoding DUF4241 domain-containing protein; this translates as MASEEYGFEVVDIGLLTVTSGWVAASDPFVDPAPPAFTRAVPPGNYPVQLAIARLSDGDERVAFARLVFQADGHIERWEMAVAAGQDVATLGEDGYFGYGVDTGTGCFMDVEAGRSLSSRMDIDPSYFDELLGAMESWLVFTPDADSPCNIACFSSGWGDGLYPSFFGLDRAGRPVALMTDFLVF
- the fliP gene encoding flagellar type III secretion system pore protein FliP (The bacterial flagellar biogenesis protein FliP forms a type III secretion system (T3SS)-type pore required for flagellar assembly.), with translation MKARHPLRGFGAGVLLAWGVLFVAAAQAAPGIDAVTVTNNPAGGQSYTVSLQILVLMTALSLLPSLLLGMTSFTRIMVVLAILRQALGTGQTPSNQVLLGISLFLTLFTMLPVFEQVHDQAYQPYIQEKITPEQAVERAGVPFRQFMLRQTRETDLEMFVRVSGKTIDTPEETPFSLLIPAFMISELKTAFQIGFLLFLPFLIIDLVVATVLMSMGMMMLSPMVISLPFKLMLFVLVDGWSLVVETLAASFYVT
- the fliO gene encoding flagellar biosynthetic protein FliO; translation: MKRRAAVGWTLWPLAVWAETPIPPAVPAVNLGQWLSALVLVLGLIFLGAWLLRRLGSFSRLAPGQFRVLAAVSLGARERAVLLQAGGKQLVLGVAPGRVETLCVLEGNDSIPVEAAPPPPETAGLFAQRLAELLNRKRP
- the fliN gene encoding flagellar motor switch protein FliN, with the protein product MRAEFDDLVPPPTVEAKSEDVNLDVLLDVPVTIAMEIGRTRINIRNLLQLTQGSVVELDRLAGEPMDVMVNGTLIAHGEVVVVNDKFGIRLTDVVSPAERVKKLR
- the fliM gene encoding flagellar motor switch protein FliM, yielding MAVHDLLTQEEIDALLHGVDDGEIKTESDAGYTRGEVRAFDFTSQDRIVRGRMPTLEMVNDRFVRHFRVSLFNMLRRSSEISVSGVQVLKFSEYVHSLFVPSNLNVVRMNPLRGRALLVIEPTLVFTAVDNFFGGSGQFYNKIEGREFTPTEMRIIRIILDLIFKDMKEAWAPVMPIDFEYLGSEVNPQFANIVSPTEVVVVSTIHIELEGGGGDLHMTMPYSMIEPIRELLDAGIQGDRGEDVDGRWRSALHAEILGAELEMHSLLVEKELVLEDLLHFKPGDVIPVELPETVTVIIEDIPVFRAKLGVSKGYYAVQILEKVARQPEADRGVLI